The following coding sequences are from one Rhodobiaceae bacterium window:
- the tyrA gene encoding T-protein, whose amino-acid sequence MSQVDDSARATEVLGKLRSSIDNIDAALIHMLAERFKCTQAVGELKAQHDLPPADPAREEKQIARLRILAEDADLDPAFAEKFLNFLIEEVIRNHKAIRG is encoded by the coding sequence ATGAGTCAGGTAGACGACAGCGCACGGGCAACTGAAGTGCTCGGCAAACTTCGTTCAAGCATCGACAATATTGATGCCGCCCTCATTCACATGCTGGCGGAGCGCTTTAAGTGCACCCAGGCAGTCGGCGAGTTGAAGGCGCAGCATGATCTGCCGCCTGCAGACCCGGCGCGCGAAGAAAAGCAAATTGCGCGTCTGCGCATACTGGCGGAAGACGCGGATCTTGATCCCGCCTTCGCTGAAAAGTTTCTCAACTTCCTCATTGAGGAAGTTATTCGTAATCACAAAGCAATTCGCGGCTGA
- the rimM gene encoding ribosome maturation factor RimM, producing MTIEADAEIVLGVIAGAHGVSGRLRVKPFTGEPEAIGDYGPVMVRGVSREIKVTGTGKGLVTIELEGIKGRDAAEALKGAELTVTREDLGEADSQEEGWFHADLIGLKVVTAEGEALGSVAAVFDFGAGDILEIAPVDGGGTVMMAFTEENVPSVDIAGGKLIADPPLGTFETEEEKAKPKPRKRRRSPKAREKALAREKAESGTDGSASGEADV from the coding sequence ATGACCATCGAAGCTGATGCAGAAATTGTCTTGGGCGTCATTGCCGGCGCTCACGGTGTCAGTGGGCGGCTTCGGGTGAAACCCTTTACGGGTGAGCCAGAGGCCATTGGCGACTATGGACCTGTCATGGTTCGTGGCGTCTCTCGGGAGATCAAGGTCACAGGGACGGGCAAGGGCCTGGTGACGATTGAACTTGAGGGGATCAAGGGCCGGGATGCAGCAGAGGCGCTGAAAGGCGCTGAGCTCACCGTTACCCGGGAAGACCTCGGAGAGGCGGATAGCCAAGAAGAAGGCTGGTTCCATGCCGACCTGATTGGTCTCAAGGTTGTGACCGCAGAGGGTGAGGCGCTTGGGTCTGTCGCGGCGGTCTTTGACTTTGGTGCCGGCGATATTCTGGAGATCGCCCCAGTTGATGGCGGGGGCACGGTCATGATGGCGTTTACGGAAGAGAACGTGCCAAGCGTTGATATTGCCGGTGGCAAACTGATTGCCGACCCGCCGCTGGGCACGTTTGAAACGGAAGAAGAGAAGGCCAAGCCAAAGCCCCGGAAACGGCGGCGGAGCCCGAAAGCCCGCGAAAAGGCTCTCGCGCGTGAGAAGGCAGAATCGGGCACGGATGGTTCTGCGAGTGGTGAGGCTGATGTCTGA
- the mshA gene encoding D-inositol 3-phosphate glycosyltransferase: protein MRVLQLVKTSHGARWALEQVQELCKMGVEVHVALPNLAGGFANAWTESGAKVHIVDIGFPARELWRLPSVISSFRNLVERVQPDLIHSHFVSTTLTMRMALRNDRSIKRVFQVPGPLHLENAIFRNWELAASNSQDYWIASSSFIETLYRNAGISQDRLFLSYYGNCLANEISSARTEMRKLFGISEDQHVVGSISYMYPPKYYLGQWRGLKRHEVLINAFSHLGQLRSDVTGLLIGGQWGGGKSYERRLRRRAMSVASMRVEMPGAIPPQNSQNAWPLFDLVVHIPSTENCGGVVEPLTAGVPVLTNRVGGIPEVVIDGVSGLSIAEDSPKNVAIAINRALNDLPKLGAMTRDGQSLVKTMFDVRRTAVEVRAIYEHILNQGQKPKRFDSKTFLETDFQEKSDNVVPLNKP, encoded by the coding sequence ATGCGCGTTCTTCAACTCGTTAAGACAAGCCATGGTGCTCGCTGGGCATTGGAGCAGGTGCAAGAACTCTGCAAAATGGGCGTGGAAGTGCACGTGGCCCTTCCCAACCTCGCCGGTGGATTTGCCAACGCCTGGACTGAAAGCGGCGCAAAGGTTCATATCGTGGACATTGGATTCCCTGCTCGGGAATTGTGGCGCCTTCCTTCAGTCATTTCATCCTTTCGAAACTTGGTCGAACGAGTTCAGCCGGACCTCATACATAGCCATTTCGTGAGCACCACACTGACAATGCGAATGGCGCTGCGAAATGATCGATCTATAAAGCGTGTGTTTCAGGTACCCGGACCGCTGCATCTAGAGAATGCAATCTTCCGCAATTGGGAATTGGCCGCCAGCAACAGCCAAGACTATTGGATCGCGTCGAGCAGTTTCATCGAGACCCTCTATCGCAACGCAGGTATATCGCAGGATCGACTCTTCCTGAGTTACTACGGCAATTGTCTCGCCAACGAAATTTCCTCAGCACGGACTGAAATGCGGAAGCTTTTTGGGATCTCTGAAGACCAGCATGTTGTTGGAAGCATAAGCTATATGTACCCCCCAAAATATTACTTGGGACAATGGCGCGGCTTGAAACGCCACGAAGTCTTGATCAACGCCTTTTCTCACCTCGGACAATTGCGCAGTGACGTCACGGGCCTTCTAATCGGTGGTCAATGGGGCGGCGGGAAATCCTATGAACGGCGGCTGCGCAGACGCGCCATGTCAGTTGCTTCAATGCGAGTTGAAATGCCCGGCGCGATCCCTCCCCAAAACTCGCAGAACGCGTGGCCTCTTTTCGACTTAGTGGTTCATATTCCGAGCACCGAAAATTGTGGCGGCGTCGTTGAACCCCTCACCGCTGGCGTTCCGGTATTGACCAATCGCGTTGGCGGTATCCCCGAAGTTGTGATTGATGGCGTCAGCGGCTTATCAATTGCTGAGGACTCACCAAAAAATGTCGCGATCGCAATAAATCGAGCCCTAAACGACTTACCCAAACTCGGCGCAATGACTCGAGATGGTCAAAGCCTCGTCAAAACCATGTTCGATGTACGTCGTACAGCTGTTGAGGTTCGTGCCATCTACGAACATATTCTGAACCAGGGTCAAAAACCGAAACGCTTCGATAGCAAAACTTTCCTAGAAACGGACTTTCAGGAAAAATCAGACAACGTGGTTCCATTGAACAAGCCGTGA
- the mtaB gene encoding threonylcarbamoyladenosine tRNA methylthiotransferase MtaB: protein MSVTPKSETNATDIDVVTFGCRLNTYESEIMKAHAAKAGLENAIIFNTCAVTNEAVRQARQAIRKARRDNTEARIIVTGCAAQIDPAQFGDMAEVDLVIGNEEKTDASAFTRLAVEGIGTERIRVNDIMSVKETAGHLVEGFAGRARAFVQVQNGCDHRCTFCIIPYGRGNSRSVPAGEVVTQVRALVENGYSEVVITGVDITSYGSDLPGTPSLGNLCARILKLVPELKRLRLSSIDSIEADPELMRLIADEERLMPHLHLSLQAGDNMVLKRMKRRHSREDAIAFCQEAKRLRPEIVFGADIIAGFPTETDEMFENSLRLVEECDLTWLHVFPYSARPGTPAARMPQVDGRLIKQRAKRLRDAGASRSTAFLNSRIGQTENVLMETETRGRTEQFAEITMAAPARAGEIVKTKVVNTAGALLSGEACA, encoded by the coding sequence ATGTCTGTCACGCCGAAGAGCGAAACGAACGCGACAGACATCGATGTCGTGACCTTTGGGTGTCGCCTTAACACCTATGAGTCAGAAATCATGAAGGCCCACGCTGCAAAGGCGGGCCTCGAAAATGCGATCATCTTCAATACCTGCGCCGTCACCAATGAAGCCGTCCGTCAGGCCCGCCAAGCCATCCGCAAGGCGCGCCGCGACAACACCGAAGCGCGCATCATCGTGACAGGCTGTGCGGCCCAAATCGATCCGGCCCAGTTTGGCGACATGGCTGAAGTCGATCTGGTGATCGGAAATGAAGAAAAGACCGACGCCTCTGCGTTCACCCGCCTCGCCGTCGAAGGCATCGGCACCGAACGAATCCGCGTCAACGACATCATGTCGGTTAAAGAAACCGCCGGACACCTGGTCGAAGGCTTCGCGGGCCGCGCCCGCGCATTTGTTCAAGTGCAAAACGGGTGTGACCATCGCTGCACCTTCTGCATCATCCCCTATGGCCGCGGCAATTCGAGGTCGGTTCCAGCAGGCGAAGTGGTCACCCAGGTGCGCGCCCTCGTCGAAAACGGCTACAGCGAAGTGGTGATAACCGGTGTCGACATCACGTCTTATGGATCGGATCTGCCGGGCACTCCATCCCTTGGCAATCTCTGTGCGCGCATCTTGAAGCTCGTACCAGAGCTAAAACGTTTGCGTCTTTCCTCCATCGACAGCATTGAAGCCGACCCCGAACTGATGCGGCTCATCGCCGATGAAGAACGGCTGATGCCACATCTTCACCTGTCATTGCAGGCGGGTGACAATATGGTGTTGAAGCGGATGAAACGGCGCCATTCCCGCGAAGACGCCATTGCCTTCTGCCAGGAAGCAAAGCGCTTACGACCCGAAATTGTGTTTGGTGCCGACATCATTGCCGGTTTCCCGACAGAGACAGACGAGATGTTTGAAAACTCGCTGCGCCTTGTCGAGGAATGCGACCTCACCTGGCTGCATGTCTTCCCCTACTCAGCCCGTCCGGGAACACCGGCAGCGCGCATGCCGCAAGTGGACGGGCGCCTCATTAAGCAGCGCGCGAAAAGATTGCGCGACGCAGGCGCCAGCCGAAGCACTGCGTTCTTGAACAGCCGCATCGGACAGACCGAAAACGTTCTGATGGAAACAGAAACCCGTGGGCGCACAGAGCAATTCGCGGAGATTACAATGGCCGCACCAGCGCGTGCGGGAGAGATCGTGAAAACAAAAGTAGTGAATACAGCAGGCGCACTGCTGAGCGGCGAGGCCTGCGCGTGA
- the ffh gene encoding signal recognition particle protein, producing the protein MFESLTDRLGSVFDNLRGKGALGPKDVDEALREVRRALLEADVALPVAKSFIDKVRERAVGQEVLRSVTPGQQVVKIVHDAMIETLGTEPAPISLAAAAPVVIMMVGLQGSGKTTSTAKIAKRLTATEKKKILMASLDVRRPAAQEQLKVLGEQTEIATLPIVEGQQPVDITKRAVQAAKLGGYDVIMLDTAGRLHVDEALMAEMADVRAVSEPHEILLVADSLTGQDAVNVAEQFHERMGLTGIVLTRTDGDGRGGAALSMRAVTGVPIKLLGTGEKLDELEDFAPDRVAGRILGMGDVVSLVEKAAETIDAEKANKMAAKMKKGQFDLDDLAEQLKQMGRMGGMAGVLGMLPGMGKMKKQMNAADLDDSVIKRQGAIISSMTKAERRNPKILNASRKKRVAAGSGTSVQEINRLLKMHRQMADMMKKMAKGGMKGLGGLFGGGMPEMPADLPADMPTDPAEIQRLLGDQAGGMPGLPTGSIAGGLPGLPGMGGAPGGLPGLPSGRGGKKGKKK; encoded by the coding sequence ATGTTTGAGAGCTTAACAGACCGGCTTGGGTCCGTTTTTGACAATCTGAGAGGCAAGGGCGCTCTCGGACCAAAAGACGTGGATGAAGCGCTGCGCGAAGTGCGCCGTGCTCTCCTGGAAGCTGACGTCGCTCTTCCCGTTGCCAAGTCCTTCATCGACAAGGTGCGGGAACGCGCGGTCGGTCAGGAAGTGCTGCGTTCGGTGACGCCGGGCCAGCAGGTCGTCAAAATCGTCCATGACGCAATGATTGAGACGCTGGGCACCGAGCCCGCGCCGATCTCTCTCGCGGCGGCTGCGCCCGTTGTCATCATGATGGTGGGGCTGCAGGGCTCAGGTAAGACGACATCGACGGCGAAGATCGCCAAGCGTCTGACAGCGACTGAAAAGAAAAAGATTTTGATGGCGTCGCTCGACGTGCGCCGTCCTGCCGCCCAGGAACAGTTGAAAGTTCTAGGTGAGCAAACAGAGATTGCGACGCTCCCGATTGTTGAGGGGCAACAGCCGGTCGACATTACGAAGCGCGCCGTGCAGGCCGCCAAGCTCGGCGGATATGATGTGATCATGCTCGACACGGCAGGTCGTCTGCATGTGGATGAAGCACTGATGGCCGAAATGGCTGATGTGCGCGCCGTGTCTGAGCCTCATGAAATATTGCTCGTTGCCGACAGTCTGACCGGTCAGGACGCTGTCAATGTAGCCGAACAGTTCCATGAGCGTATGGGCCTTACGGGTATCGTTCTTACTCGGACAGATGGGGACGGCCGCGGTGGTGCGGCTCTTTCCATGCGTGCCGTTACCGGTGTCCCGATCAAGCTTCTGGGTACGGGTGAGAAGCTTGATGAGCTAGAAGACTTCGCGCCGGATCGTGTTGCGGGCCGCATTCTTGGCATGGGCGATGTTGTCAGCCTGGTTGAGAAGGCCGCTGAGACCATCGACGCTGAAAAAGCGAACAAGATGGCGGCGAAGATGAAGAAGGGTCAGTTTGACCTGGATGATCTCGCCGAACAGCTGAAACAGATGGGCCGTATGGGTGGCATGGCCGGTGTGCTGGGCATGTTGCCGGGCATGGGCAAGATGAAGAAACAGATGAATGCTGCTGACCTTGATGACAGTGTCATTAAGCGTCAGGGCGCGATCATCTCCTCCATGACCAAAGCTGAGCGCCGCAATCCGAAGATCCTGAACGCAAGCCGCAAGAAGCGGGTGGCGGCAGGTTCGGGCACGAGCGTTCAAGAGATTAATCGCCTTCTCAAGATGCATCGCCAGATGGCGGACATGATGAAGAAGATGGCGAAGGGCGGCATGAAGGGGCTTGGTGGTCTCTTTGGGGGCGGGATGCCGGAAATGCCAGCCGACCTGCCTGCTGATATGCCAACTGATCCGGCTGAAATCCAGCGCCTGCTTGGCGATCAAGCCGGGGGGATGCCCGGACTTCCAACTGGGTCGATTGCGGGTGGTCTTCCAGGCCTGCCTGGGATGGGCGGCGCGCCGGGAGGGTTGCCAGGTCTTCCGTCCGGTCGGGGTGGTAAGAAGGGCAAGAAAAAATGA
- the dapF gene encoding diaminopimelate epimerase: protein MSELGAIPFRKMNGLGNDFVVVDMRARAIQFSDAMVRAIADRETGIGCDQFILIENPRSGGDCFMGIRNADGDEVEACGNAARCIASLMLEETGKDQVTVETIGAITKGWRAADGNITVDMGSPKLEWQQIPLSEEIRDTRGIELQIGPIDAPILHTPAAVNMGNPHAIFFVEDINAVDLTQVGPLLENHPMFPERANISLAHVTDRGHMDLKVWERGVGLTQACGTAACAAAVAGARKRLTDRTSTVSLPGGDLQLEWRESDDHVLMTGPATHDYDGELDSRFFEAA, encoded by the coding sequence ATGAGTGAATTAGGCGCCATACCCTTTCGGAAGATGAACGGCCTCGGCAATGATTTTGTCGTGGTGGACATGCGTGCGCGCGCCATCCAGTTCTCCGATGCAATGGTTCGCGCCATTGCAGATCGGGAAACCGGCATTGGCTGCGACCAGTTTATCCTGATCGAGAACCCGCGCTCAGGTGGCGATTGCTTTATGGGCATCCGGAATGCAGATGGCGACGAAGTAGAAGCGTGTGGCAACGCGGCGCGCTGCATTGCGTCTCTAATGCTCGAGGAAACAGGCAAAGACCAGGTAACCGTTGAGACCATCGGAGCCATCACCAAAGGCTGGCGCGCAGCCGACGGCAACATCACCGTCGACATGGGCTCCCCAAAACTTGAGTGGCAGCAAATTCCCCTGTCGGAAGAAATTCGCGACACGCGGGGCATTGAGTTACAGATTGGGCCGATTGACGCGCCCATCCTGCACACACCCGCCGCGGTGAACATGGGCAACCCCCATGCGATCTTCTTTGTGGAAGACATTAACGCAGTCGATCTGACGCAGGTTGGCCCGCTTCTGGAAAACCATCCCATGTTCCCCGAGCGCGCCAACATCTCGCTGGCGCATGTGACAGATCGCGGGCACATGGATCTGAAAGTCTGGGAACGTGGAGTTGGCCTCACCCAAGCCTGTGGCACCGCCGCCTGTGCGGCCGCTGTTGCTGGCGCAAGGAAGCGCCTCACCGATCGCACGTCGACGGTGAGCCTCCCCGGTGGGGACCTTCAGCTTGAATGGCGCGAGAGCGACGATCATGTGTTGATGACGGGCCCGGCAACGCATGATTATGACGGCGAGCTCGACAGCCGCTTCTTTGAGGCTGCGTAA
- the rpsP gene encoding 30S ribosomal protein S16, protein MALKIRLARGGSKKRPYYRIVVADIRSPRDGRFIEKVGSYNPLLPKDHADRVKLEVERIEHWVSHGAKPTDRVLRFMDAAGIAKRPARNNPNKAKPGQKAQERLEAERQAAEDAKAAAEAPAEAPAEEAAAEG, encoded by the coding sequence ATGGCATTGAAGATCAGACTGGCCCGGGGTGGCAGCAAGAAGCGTCCGTATTACCGGATCGTTGTTGCAGACATTCGTTCCCCACGTGATGGCCGTTTCATTGAAAAAGTAGGCAGCTATAATCCGCTGCTTCCAAAAGATCATGCTGACCGCGTGAAGCTTGAAGTTGAGCGCATTGAGCATTGGGTGTCCCATGGTGCGAAGCCAACAGACCGGGTTCTGCGTTTCATGGATGCAGCAGGCATTGCGAAGCGTCCTGCACGCAACAATCCAAACAAAGCCAAGCCTGGCCAGAAAGCTCAGGAACGTCTGGAAGCTGAACGTCAAGCTGCAGAAGATGCAAAAGCTGCGGCTGAAGCTCCGGCAGAAGCACCAGCAGAAGAGGCCGCAGCGGAGGGCTAA
- the cinA gene encoding CinA-like protein, with protein MESLLPLAEKAADLLKSRKEKIALGESSVGGLVSAALIAQPGASAFFLGSTVIYTREAGRVLRDRSTLKLEGLEPLTPEFAQAMADGFKIQMGSDWATSEMGAAGPAGSPYGPKPGTAVVAVSGPVSRARLIETDIGDRFQNMRLFGMAHLKLLVECLEEASA; from the coding sequence GTGGAAAGCCTGTTGCCACTGGCTGAGAAAGCCGCCGATTTGCTGAAATCGCGAAAAGAGAAAATTGCTCTGGGGGAGAGTTCGGTTGGCGGTCTTGTCTCCGCGGCACTGATTGCACAGCCAGGTGCATCGGCCTTTTTTCTTGGATCTACCGTAATCTATACCCGTGAGGCGGGTCGCGTCTTGCGGGACCGCTCGACACTGAAGCTCGAAGGCCTAGAACCTCTGACACCGGAATTTGCGCAAGCCATGGCCGACGGTTTCAAAATCCAAATGGGATCTGACTGGGCGACGAGCGAAATGGGCGCTGCCGGTCCGGCGGGCTCCCCTTACGGGCCAAAACCCGGCACCGCCGTTGTTGCTGTTTCAGGGCCTGTTTCGAGGGCAAGACTTATTGAAACGGACATCGGGGATCGTTTTCAGAATATGCGCCTCTTCGGCATGGCCCACCTCAAGCTGCTTGTTGAATGTCTGGAAGAGGCGAGCGCCTAG
- the ftsY gene encoding signal recognition particle receptor FtsY, with the protein MSETEDENTEAPEKKSLFKRMKEGLTRSTRAMSDGVTGIFTKRKLDGETLQDLEDLLVTSDLGLDVAVEITEAVAKDRYDKEVSPEEVRDILAEEVARVLKPVEYPFRVEASKKPFITLVVGVNGAGKTTTIGKIASKTKAEGKSVMLAAGDTFRAAAIEQLAVWGERVGAPVVTTKVGGDSAGLAYEAVERAQKDGTDLLMIDTAGRLQNKTDLMAELEKVIRVIRKLDDTAPHATLLVLDATTGQNALNQVEVFTKIAGVTGLVMTKLDGTARGGILVAIARKYGLPVHMIGVGEGIDDLQDFSAEGFAKALTGA; encoded by the coding sequence GTGAGCGAGACAGAAGACGAGAATACGGAAGCCCCGGAAAAAAAGTCCCTCTTCAAACGCATGAAGGAAGGGCTGACACGCTCAACCCGCGCCATGTCCGATGGCGTCACAGGCATCTTCACAAAACGCAAGCTGGATGGAGAGACCCTTCAGGATCTGGAAGACCTGCTGGTTACGTCAGACTTGGGACTCGACGTCGCCGTAGAGATCACAGAGGCAGTCGCCAAAGACCGCTACGACAAGGAAGTCTCCCCGGAAGAAGTCCGCGACATCCTCGCCGAGGAAGTCGCCCGTGTTCTAAAACCGGTCGAATATCCCTTCCGTGTCGAAGCATCAAAAAAGCCCTTCATCACGCTGGTCGTAGGCGTGAACGGCGCTGGCAAGACAACAACCATCGGCAAGATCGCGTCAAAGACAAAAGCCGAGGGCAAATCAGTCATGCTGGCCGCAGGAGACACCTTCCGCGCAGCAGCGATCGAACAGCTCGCCGTTTGGGGCGAGCGCGTAGGTGCTCCGGTGGTCACAACAAAGGTTGGCGGCGATTCTGCGGGACTTGCCTATGAGGCTGTAGAGCGCGCCCAGAAAGACGGCACCGACCTGCTCATGATCGATACCGCCGGGCGTCTGCAAAACAAGACAGACCTTATGGCGGAGCTTGAAAAAGTGATCCGGGTCATTCGCAAGCTCGACGACACCGCACCCCACGCAACCCTGCTCGTGCTCGATGCAACGACCGGCCAGAACGCCCTTAATCAGGTTGAGGTCTTTACAAAGATCGCTGGCGTTACCGGGCTTGTCATGACCAAACTGGACGGCACAGCACGCGGCGGCATTCTTGTCGCCATCGCACGCAAATATGGCCTGCCCGTGCACATGATCGGTGTAGGAGAAGGCATTGATGATCTTCAGGACTTTTCAGCAGAAGGTTTTGCTAAAGCTCTGACCGGCGCTTGA
- a CDS encoding hypothetical protein (polysaccharide biosynthesis C-terminal domain): MSRLKLLMDEISDRFLSGEEQSRKLLVNGARDLVLKGLGLVGFLVMNAVLARGLGVEAFGHYAFVLSVVLLLSMAARQGMDSGILRFVSVYSAQQKWGFLKGVLVWMTIRVGVVAVVVSFFGFAVLLIAGPLAAPGLRETGFWGLIFLPLVTLSHVNQYALRGRLWIVRAQIPDLVIRPYGVTLAVALLIWAGVSVDGGDAMAITAIFAAVGLILGWVWLRNSLPGEVFLVAAEHEPKAWRQVSTQLLLVSGAGFVLTQMDIVMLGLLATTDQSGLYSIASRLSAISIFAIVALGSIGAPMIASLYAREDTEALARLVKLMARISLATLVPMGLLFAVLGKFILSFFGDQFVVVYVPLLVLVGGQMLAACFGPAAMLLTMTSAEDTAARVLLFSVVANLMLNGLLIPQFGMLGASIATALTTAIPACVMFFAVRQRIGISSAAF; the protein is encoded by the coding sequence ATGAGTCGTTTGAAGCTACTGATGGATGAGATTTCGGACCGTTTCCTGTCAGGGGAAGAACAGTCTCGAAAGCTTTTGGTTAATGGCGCCCGCGATCTTGTGTTGAAGGGCCTGGGCCTTGTGGGCTTTCTGGTCATGAATGCTGTGCTGGCCCGGGGGCTTGGGGTTGAAGCCTTTGGTCACTATGCCTTTGTGCTGTCGGTGGTGCTGTTGCTCAGCATGGCTGCGCGACAGGGGATGGATAGCGGCATTCTTCGTTTTGTCTCCGTCTATTCAGCGCAACAGAAGTGGGGGTTTCTGAAGGGCGTCCTTGTCTGGATGACGATCCGTGTGGGGGTTGTTGCAGTGGTGGTCTCCTTTTTTGGGTTCGCGGTGCTCCTGATCGCCGGTCCCCTTGCCGCTCCTGGATTGCGTGAGACCGGGTTTTGGGGGCTCATATTCCTGCCTCTGGTTACGCTGTCACATGTAAATCAATATGCTTTGCGAGGACGGCTATGGATCGTTCGTGCACAAATTCCCGATCTTGTCATCAGACCCTATGGGGTCACACTTGCGGTCGCTTTATTGATTTGGGCTGGCGTGTCGGTTGATGGTGGCGATGCGATGGCTATTACCGCCATTTTTGCGGCGGTGGGGCTTATATTGGGATGGGTCTGGCTGCGAAACAGCTTACCGGGAGAAGTCTTCTTAGTCGCTGCGGAGCACGAACCCAAAGCCTGGCGGCAAGTGTCGACACAATTGTTGTTGGTCTCGGGCGCGGGGTTTGTTTTGACCCAAATGGATATCGTCATGCTCGGCCTTCTTGCGACCACAGATCAGTCGGGCCTCTATTCGATAGCCAGTCGACTCTCAGCCATATCCATTTTTGCGATTGTCGCCCTTGGGTCTATTGGCGCTCCGATGATCGCCAGCCTCTATGCCAGAGAAGATACAGAAGCGCTGGCGCGCCTTGTCAAACTGATGGCACGGATCTCTCTTGCGACGCTTGTTCCCATGGGTTTGCTATTTGCGGTATTAGGCAAATTCATTTTGAGCTTCTTTGGCGATCAGTTTGTGGTCGTCTACGTCCCGCTCTTGGTTTTGGTCGGGGGCCAAATGCTAGCTGCTTGTTTTGGTCCGGCTGCAATGCTGCTTACGATGACCTCAGCTGAAGACACGGCCGCGCGAGTTTTGTTGTTCAGTGTCGTTGCCAACTTGATGCTCAACGGCCTTCTTATTCCGCAGTTCGGGATGTTGGGCGCATCAATTGCGACCGCACTGACCACCGCCATTCCTGCTTGCGTGATGTTTTTTGCGGTCCGTCAGCGGATTGGCATTAGCTCAGCTGCATTTTGA
- the yciB gene encoding intracellular septation protein codes for MTDIVEKTDNEASSKSESGMSGRQWLRMSLELGPLIVFFLMNSKADAFFSSPPEQNIFYATGMFMVATIIALIATYILFKNIPMMPLVTGGFVLVFGGLTVFLQDEQFIKIKPTITNVLFAAGLLGGLAFGKPTMKYLFDGAFKLDEMGWRKLTFRWGTFFIFLAIVNEIVWRNFSTDFWVSFKVFGIMPITAVFAMFQVKVVSDHQLVKTEDDAKEA; via the coding sequence ATGACCGATATAGTGGAAAAGACTGACAACGAAGCTTCCTCCAAGAGCGAGAGTGGCATGAGCGGCAGACAATGGCTGCGCATGAGCCTTGAGCTTGGGCCCCTCATTGTCTTTTTCCTGATGAACTCAAAAGCGGACGCGTTTTTCAGCTCCCCGCCAGAGCAGAACATTTTCTATGCGACAGGCATGTTCATGGTTGCGACCATCATTGCCCTCATCGCAACCTATATCCTGTTTAAGAATATCCCCATGATGCCGTTGGTTACCGGCGGCTTTGTGCTCGTTTTTGGAGGCCTTACCGTCTTCCTGCAGGACGAGCAATTCATCAAGATCAAGCCAACCATCACCAATGTCCTGTTTGCAGCGGGTCTGCTGGGCGGCCTCGCCTTTGGCAAGCCCACAATGAAATATCTGTTCGACGGCGCTTTTAAGCTGGATGAAATGGGATGGCGCAAACTCACCTTTCGCTGGGGGACTTTTTTCATCTTCCTGGCGATCGTGAATGAAATCGTTTGGCGAAACTTCTCAACCGACTTTTGGGTGAGCTTCAAAGTCTTCGGCATCATGCCGATCACCGCCGTCTTTGCCATGTTCCAGGTGAAAGTAGTTTCAGATCATCAGTTAGTGAAAACAGAAGACGACGCAAAAGAAGCCTGA